From the Halomonas meridiana genome, one window contains:
- a CDS encoding PLP-dependent aminotransferase family protein, translating into MTIWVPSIEHMSGPRYRAIAQAIGDAITSGELAPDDKLPPQRRLADALGVTVGTVTRGYAEAEQRGWVSARVGSGTYVKQRGPARVFGGQPATQAGEDTIDLSLSLPPPHPLREQAMSTALSALSTSADALRRSVAYSSSQGSDHHRAALSQWLTQLGMPLNAEELLITQGGQHGISLTLGTLLRPGELVAADALTYPGAISAAQQAHLKVVGIPFDQDGMCMEALEAQCARQPPRLIYLTPDQNNPTGLCLSEARREQLVALARRYDIWLLEDGVQYLPDEQRGTPLYELAPERTLFVFSTAKVLAGGLRMGVLRAPPALLERLAAALRAQSWMVPPLMVDLVCHWVSQPSAHELLAWQTQELAARQQIVTDHLAGYSLSRQPNGSNVWLTLPDGVRALELCERLHQQGVKVTSAEPFCVGSAPAPQAVRICIGAAADQTALKRALAILRASLEQPPLATATV; encoded by the coding sequence ATGACAATTTGGGTGCCTTCCATTGAACACATGAGCGGCCCACGCTATCGGGCGATTGCCCAGGCGATTGGTGATGCCATTACCAGCGGTGAATTAGCGCCAGATGACAAGCTGCCGCCCCAGCGACGATTGGCGGATGCGTTAGGCGTCACCGTGGGCACGGTCACCCGTGGCTACGCTGAAGCAGAGCAACGCGGCTGGGTGAGTGCCCGGGTAGGCAGCGGCACCTACGTGAAACAGCGCGGGCCAGCCCGTGTATTTGGCGGTCAGCCTGCTACGCAAGCCGGTGAGGACACGATTGATTTAAGCCTCAGCCTACCGCCGCCCCACCCCCTGCGAGAGCAGGCGATGAGCACGGCACTGAGTGCGTTAAGCACCTCGGCGGATGCGCTCAGGCGCAGCGTGGCTTACTCAAGTTCTCAAGGCAGTGACCACCACCGCGCCGCTCTCTCTCAGTGGCTCACGCAGTTAGGCATGCCCCTGAACGCGGAGGAACTGCTGATTACTCAAGGCGGGCAACACGGCATTAGCCTAACGCTCGGCACACTTTTGCGCCCGGGGGAGCTGGTCGCTGCGGATGCGCTGACGTACCCAGGAGCCATCAGTGCCGCCCAGCAGGCGCATCTCAAGGTGGTCGGCATTCCCTTTGATCAAGATGGGATGTGCATGGAGGCGCTGGAAGCACAGTGCGCTCGCCAGCCGCCCCGCTTGATTTATCTCACTCCCGATCAAAACAACCCCACCGGCCTCTGCCTGAGCGAAGCGCGCCGGGAGCAGCTTGTGGCTTTAGCGAGACGCTACGATATATGGCTGCTGGAGGATGGTGTGCAGTACCTACCCGATGAGCAGCGCGGCACGCCGCTGTATGAGCTGGCACCAGAGCGAACCTTGTTTGTGTTTAGCACGGCGAAAGTGCTGGCAGGCGGGCTGCGTATGGGCGTGCTGCGCGCGCCGCCTGCGCTGTTGGAACGGCTGGCGGCGGCATTGAGGGCGCAAAGTTGGATGGTGCCACCGCTCATGGTGGATTTGGTCTGCCACTGGGTGAGCCAGCCCTCCGCACACGAGCTACTGGCGTGGCAAACCCAGGAGCTGGCGGCGCGGCAGCAGATCGTGACGGACCATCTGGCGGGCTATTCGCTGAGCCGCCAGCCAAACGGCAGCAACGTATGGCTAACGCTGCCCGATGGCGTGCGGGCGCTAGAGCTGTGCGAACGGCTCCATCAGCAGGGCGTTAAAGTGACCAGCGCGGAACCCTTCTGCGTGGGCAGCGCCCCCGCCCCCCAGGCGGTGCGGATTTGCATCGGTGCCGCCGCCGACCAAACGGCGCTCAAGCGTGCGCTGGCGATTCTTCGAGCGAGCCTTGAGCAGCCGCCCTTGGCGACCGCCACGGTCTAG
- a CDS encoding LysE family translocator: MNSEWLILGPAALYMMSMTLTPGPNNIMLTASGANFGFRRTMPHMWGILGGCFLLFASIALGLGVLFERFPVVQTTLRWIGSAYLLYLAWKIATAPPPNLHGSQHGVPLTFWQAAMFQFANPKAWVMGLALMAGFLPESGQPVINAFVLAGFAELVALPCIALWAAFGSAIGQWIKSDRAWRGFNITMGVLTAACVWLILR; this comes from the coding sequence ATGAACAGTGAATGGCTAATCCTTGGCCCAGCAGCGCTCTATATGATGTCGATGACGCTCACTCCGGGGCCCAACAACATCATGCTTACCGCTTCTGGGGCCAACTTTGGCTTTCGACGTACGATGCCGCATATGTGGGGAATTTTAGGAGGCTGTTTCTTACTGTTTGCCAGCATTGCACTGGGGCTAGGCGTGCTGTTCGAACGCTTCCCTGTGGTGCAAACCACGCTGCGCTGGATAGGGAGTGCTTATTTGCTCTACCTTGCCTGGAAAATCGCCACCGCACCGCCGCCCAATTTACACGGTAGCCAGCACGGGGTACCGCTGACGTTTTGGCAGGCGGCCATGTTCCAATTCGCTAACCCAAAAGCGTGGGTGATGGGGCTGGCGCTCATGGCGGGCTTTTTACCGGAAAGCGGCCAGCCGGTCATCAATGCTTTCGTACTGGCCGGGTTTGCGGAGCTGGTGGCGCTGCCCTGCATTGCCCTGTGGGCCGCGTTTGGCAGCGCCATCGGGCAGTGGATCAAAAGCGACCGAGCATGGCGCGGGTTCAACATCACGATGGGCGTACTCACCGCCGCCTGCGTGTGGCTGATTTTGCGTTAG
- a CDS encoding I78 family peptidase inhibitor has product MMPVNRRMTTPPRHLKRVGSALAVLLLAGCSSTPSETAAPKPPTVDPTAPTNQTCDASAVQYAIGAPFDEANVATLEEQSGARQVRVLRPGSAATMDYRDDRLNIHLESNDMIEALRCG; this is encoded by the coding sequence ATGATGCCCGTCAATCGTAGGATGACCACCCCGCCACGCCATCTAAAACGCGTGGGCAGCGCGCTGGCCGTGTTACTGCTCGCCGGATGTAGCAGCACACCCAGTGAAACCGCCGCGCCGAAGCCGCCGACGGTCGATCCCACCGCGCCGACCAACCAAACATGCGATGCCAGCGCCGTGCAGTACGCGATTGGTGCGCCCTTTGATGAGGCCAACGTGGCGACGCTCGAAGAGCAGAGCGGTGCCCGTCAGGTGCGTGTGCTGCGTCCCGGCAGCGCCGCGACCATGGACTACCGCGACGATCGGCTCAATATTCACTTGGAAAGCAACGACATGATCGAGGCGCTGCGCTGCGGCTAA
- a CDS encoding entericidin A/B family lipoprotein has protein sequence MKKLLATSFILLITAGALAGCNTIAGAGQDVEEGGQAVQDAAS, from the coding sequence ATGAAAAAACTACTGGCGACGAGCTTTATTCTGCTCATCACTGCGGGTGCTCTAGCGGGCTGCAACACCATCGCAGGGGCAGGACAAGACGTTGAAGAGGGCGGTCAAGCCGTTCAGGACGCCGCAAGTTAA
- a CDS encoding HIT domain-containing protein, whose protein sequence is MLAKPFGLGALRLATFELDPRLEADTLPLADLPLSRALLMNDARYPWVVLVPRVASVSEVFELSQAEQAQLWREATQLGAAMKEAFQGDKLNIATLGNVVSQLHIHLVVRYTDDASWPAPVWGNGTPKPYELAQQGERREQLLAHIEGLSL, encoded by the coding sequence ATGCTTGCCAAACCGTTTGGCTTAGGAGCACTCCGCTTGGCAACCTTTGAACTCGACCCACGCTTAGAAGCAGATACCCTACCTTTAGCGGATCTCCCGCTCTCCCGCGCGCTGTTGATGAACGATGCCCGCTACCCCTGGGTCGTGCTGGTGCCCAGAGTGGCCTCGGTCAGCGAAGTGTTCGAGCTGAGCCAAGCGGAGCAAGCCCAGCTTTGGCGGGAAGCCACTCAACTGGGCGCGGCCATGAAAGAGGCCTTCCAGGGCGACAAACTCAATATCGCCACGTTGGGCAACGTGGTCAGCCAGCTACATATCCATCTGGTGGTGCGCTATACCGATGACGCCAGCTGGCCCGCGCCGGTGTGGGGCAACGGCACTCCCAAGCCTTATGAGCTCGCCCAGCAGGGGGAACGCCGGGAACAGCTGCTAGCGCACATTGAGGGGCTGTCGCTTTAA
- a CDS encoding nickel/cobalt transporter: MPLTRRQLTIGAVALMGVALLVWAMQVNLQGVSLQLLTWQRELHRSLTLAITELSRTPTTATWITLLGVSFAYGVFHAAGPGHGKAVLATYLASHGGATRRALGLSFAASLLQGVTAIAMVAVLVHGLGWVTRQAMGSVAWVEQASFLLVALLGAWLCWRAVKQLRHAYAVQSEPVMEHVHAHDHSHDHSHDHSHCCGGAHHIEPEQALDWRTALMTVGAIGMRPCSGAILMLGAASLLGQFYVGVASVVAMSLGTGVTVSILALASIVARGWATKRLQKQSQQRVEKAAGWAALTGGAVIIALGISLALAGAAQPASGPLLNEPPARGSLLGG, encoded by the coding sequence ATGCCGTTAACGCGACGACAACTCACCATCGGCGCTGTGGCGCTCATGGGCGTGGCGCTGCTGGTGTGGGCCATGCAGGTGAATTTACAGGGGGTGAGCCTGCAGCTATTGACGTGGCAGCGAGAGCTACACCGCAGTTTGACTCTGGCGATTACCGAGCTGTCACGAACGCCCACCACCGCCACATGGATCACGCTGCTCGGCGTCAGTTTTGCGTACGGCGTGTTTCATGCCGCAGGGCCGGGACACGGTAAAGCAGTATTGGCCACCTATTTGGCGTCTCATGGCGGTGCGACTCGCCGGGCGCTAGGGCTCTCGTTTGCTGCCTCGCTATTACAGGGCGTGACGGCCATTGCGATGGTGGCGGTATTGGTACACGGATTAGGCTGGGTGACGCGTCAAGCCATGGGCAGCGTGGCTTGGGTGGAGCAGGCCAGCTTTCTGCTGGTAGCGCTATTAGGGGCTTGGCTCTGCTGGCGGGCGGTGAAACAGCTGCGCCATGCCTATGCCGTGCAGAGTGAGCCGGTCATGGAGCACGTACATGCGCATGATCACAGCCACGACCACAGCCACGACCACAGCCACTGCTGTGGCGGTGCCCATCATATTGAACCCGAGCAGGCGTTGGATTGGCGTACGGCCTTGATGACCGTCGGGGCGATTGGTATGCGCCCCTGCAGCGGAGCGATCTTGATGCTAGGTGCCGCAAGCCTTTTAGGCCAATTTTACGTGGGGGTCGCGTCGGTGGTGGCGATGTCGCTGGGCACGGGCGTTACCGTGTCGATACTGGCCCTGGCGAGTATCGTGGCCCGAGGGTGGGCCACCAAGCGGCTACAAAAGCAGAGCCAGCAGCGGGTCGAAAAAGCCGCTGGCTGGGCGGCACTCACCGGTGGGGCGGTGATTATTGCGCTGGGGATTTCCTTGGCGCTGGCCGGTGCGGCACAGCCCGCCAGCGGCCCGTTACTCAACGAGCCGCCAGCACGAGGATCGCTTTTGGGCGGTTGA
- a CDS encoding DUF1007 family protein, which produces MNAWSPATLRRTGQALLVGSLLISSMAQAHPHGWIDMSVRVITNDDGAVTGLHQTWRMDPFYSLVVMEELQQVPGASLEQGLDQLGSEIRDNLTPQHYFTEVRVGDEPQTFGEVTEYTAMERDGRLTFMFILPLATPQPLSGQVLEYQVFDPTYYIEMVHEEEGDEPSPQALILNGEPDCALSVLPADPDPELVMQAALLDTDEEGEPGLGRHFAETGRVDCR; this is translated from the coding sequence ATGAATGCATGGTCACCTGCCACGCTGCGTCGTACCGGCCAAGCGCTGCTGGTGGGCAGCCTGTTGATCAGTTCGATGGCACAGGCCCACCCTCACGGCTGGATCGACATGAGCGTGCGTGTCATTACCAACGATGACGGTGCTGTCACCGGGCTTCATCAAACATGGCGGATGGACCCCTTCTATAGCCTGGTAGTGATGGAGGAGTTGCAGCAGGTGCCAGGCGCTAGCCTGGAGCAGGGGCTGGATCAGTTGGGCAGTGAGATTCGCGATAACTTGACTCCTCAGCACTACTTTACCGAGGTGCGGGTCGGCGACGAGCCGCAGACGTTTGGCGAGGTCACCGAGTACACCGCGATGGAGCGGGACGGCCGTTTGACGTTTATGTTCATTCTGCCGCTGGCCACGCCTCAACCCCTCAGCGGGCAGGTGCTGGAGTATCAAGTCTTCGACCCCACGTACTACATCGAGATGGTACACGAGGAGGAGGGCGACGAGCCCTCTCCACAAGCGCTGATTCTCAACGGCGAACCCGACTGCGCGCTCAGCGTACTACCCGCCGACCCCGACCCTGAGTTGGTCATGCAGGCAGCGCTGCTGGATACGGACGAAGAGGGCGAACCAGGGTTAGGCCGTCACTTTGCGGAAACGGGCCGCGTGGATTGTCGCTAG
- a CDS encoding glycerate kinase, translating into MNVLLCPDSFKDALSAEEAAKAMAQGIQRAAPNAITQLCPLADGGEGSLDALIAATHAERRTLTVQDALGRPRQAAWGWLSEQRTAFIELAEASGLQHLTRDERNALHTTTFGVGELFLAALDAGATHALLLLGGSATNDAGAGMLQALGATLLDAQGQPLPPGGGALQQLATLDLSTLDPRLADLRVEAAVDVDNPLLGERGASAVFGPQKGATDADVATLDRALGHFADLTAKALGKDDRALPGAGAAGGMGFAAHCFLNATLTAGIEMIMQQANFAQLLNDADVVITGEGRLDGQSLAGKTPIGVSRAAKRQGKPVIVLAGSLGDGWQACKEEGVTAAFALADGLMTLEQALPRTAELLADRCESIARLWLASR; encoded by the coding sequence ATGAATGTACTGCTTTGTCCTGATAGTTTTAAGGATGCCCTGAGTGCCGAAGAGGCCGCCAAGGCCATGGCACAAGGTATTCAACGGGCAGCGCCCAACGCCATCACACAGCTCTGCCCCCTGGCGGATGGCGGCGAAGGCAGCCTGGACGCCTTAATTGCCGCTACCCATGCCGAGCGCCGTACGCTCACGGTGCAAGACGCCCTTGGGCGGCCACGCCAAGCCGCCTGGGGCTGGCTAAGCGAGCAGCGTACCGCGTTTATCGAGCTGGCAGAAGCCAGCGGCCTGCAGCACCTGACCCGCGATGAGCGCAACGCCCTGCATACCACCACCTTCGGCGTGGGCGAGCTGTTTCTCGCTGCCCTAGATGCAGGCGCCACCCATGCCCTGCTGCTGCTCGGTGGTAGCGCCACCAACGACGCCGGTGCCGGTATGCTCCAGGCGCTGGGCGCCACGCTACTGGATGCCCAGGGCCAGCCACTGCCCCCAGGCGGCGGCGCACTCCAGCAGCTTGCGACCCTGGATCTTTCGACGTTAGACCCGCGCTTGGCCGACTTACGCGTAGAGGCCGCCGTGGATGTGGATAACCCACTGCTAGGCGAACGCGGTGCCAGTGCCGTCTTCGGCCCACAAAAGGGCGCGACAGACGCCGATGTGGCAACGCTAGATCGCGCGCTCGGCCACTTTGCTGACCTAACAGCCAAAGCGCTCGGCAAAGATGACAGAGCACTGCCGGGAGCAGGGGCAGCAGGCGGCATGGGGTTTGCGGCGCACTGCTTTTTGAACGCGACGCTAACGGCGGGCATTGAAATGATCATGCAGCAGGCGAATTTTGCCCAATTACTGAACGATGCAGATGTAGTGATTACCGGCGAGGGCCGCTTAGATGGCCAGAGCTTGGCGGGCAAAACGCCGATTGGCGTCTCCCGCGCCGCTAAACGCCAGGGCAAGCCGGTGATTGTACTCGCGGGTAGCCTGGGCGACGGCTGGCAAGCCTGCAAGGAAGAGGGCGTCACCGCCGCCTTTGCGCTGGCCGATGGCCTTATGACATTAGAACAGGCGCTACCCCGCACGGCAGAGCTTCTGGCAGACCGCTGCGAAAGCATCGCACGCCTGTGGCTTGCAAGCCGCTGA
- a CDS encoding Dps family protein, whose amino-acid sequence MDDMNSIGLHEGSASQLAEKLNHLLANYQIFYMNVRGYHWNVKGNDFFELHAKFEEFYTDLLTKVDEVAERILTLGHKPVHAYSDYAKLSRIQEDKDVHDGKTCVQGVLTGYQTLIELQRELLALASDADDEGTAAQAGDYIREQEKTVWMLNAYLGK is encoded by the coding sequence ATGGATGATATGAACAGCATTGGCCTACACGAAGGCAGTGCCAGCCAGCTGGCCGAGAAACTCAACCACCTGCTGGCCAACTACCAAATTTTTTACATGAACGTGCGTGGCTATCATTGGAACGTGAAAGGCAATGACTTCTTCGAACTGCACGCCAAATTCGAAGAGTTCTACACCGACCTGCTCACCAAAGTGGACGAAGTCGCAGAGCGTATTCTGACCCTGGGCCACAAGCCGGTTCATGCGTACAGTGATTACGCCAAGCTGTCGCGCATTCAGGAAGACAAAGACGTTCACGACGGTAAAACCTGCGTGCAGGGTGTGCTCACCGGCTATCAAACGCTGATCGAACTGCAGCGCGAATTGCTGGCACTGGCGTCTGACGCCGACGACGAAGGCACCGCCGCCCAGGCGGGCGACTACATCCGCGAGCAGGAAAAAACCGTGTGGATGCTTAACGCCTATTTAGGTAAATAA
- a CDS encoding aminoacyl-histidine dipeptidase, protein MNAHLAALEPRLVWQHFRTLCNTPRPSGHEAALVAILEAWAEAQGLAHDQDAFGNLRIRKPATPGCEGAPGIVLQGHLDMVAQANAGHEHDFTRDPIRTVVKEGWLHAEGTTLGADNGMGVAAILAVLEDPELTHGPLEALFTLEEETSMGGALNLAENWLEGSLLLNLDSEDRGEVYIGCAGGADVVVDAQLPSAALRDDEQLLSLSLTGLKGGHSGMDIHQPLGNANRLLVRVLWALEAYDARLVSYQGGTLRNAIPREAFAQVALPADDMDAALATVKKLAATLKAELGSGDSGLVLIAERAEKTDAEPLTRDASAMLLAALHAAPCGVERMSADVPGVVETSNNLGVLSVEQGRFHLCALVRSLHDSAAEAMAGRFQALFGLMGARVKVENGYPGWAPNPDSPLLATFKARHAALMGHAPEVKVIHAGLECGILGSKYPQLDMISFGPLIRGAHSPDERVEIASVAEFWAMLRDLVEALAK, encoded by the coding sequence ATGAACGCACATCTAGCAGCGCTCGAGCCACGCCTTGTATGGCAGCACTTTCGTACTCTGTGTAATACGCCGCGCCCCTCCGGTCATGAGGCCGCGTTGGTCGCTATCTTGGAAGCCTGGGCGGAGGCGCAAGGGCTTGCCCACGACCAGGATGCCTTCGGCAACCTGCGTATCCGCAAGCCTGCCACCCCTGGCTGTGAAGGCGCGCCGGGAATCGTGCTGCAAGGGCACCTGGATATGGTGGCCCAGGCCAATGCGGGGCATGAGCACGACTTTACCCGTGACCCCATTCGCACCGTGGTCAAAGAGGGATGGCTTCACGCTGAAGGCACTACTCTAGGAGCGGATAATGGCATGGGCGTGGCGGCCATTTTGGCCGTGCTGGAAGACCCCGAGCTGACCCATGGCCCGCTGGAAGCGCTGTTCACCCTGGAGGAAGAGACCTCCATGGGCGGTGCGCTGAATCTTGCCGAAAACTGGTTGGAAGGCTCGCTGCTGCTGAATTTGGATAGCGAAGACCGCGGCGAGGTGTATATCGGCTGTGCGGGCGGCGCGGATGTGGTGGTCGATGCGCAGCTGCCCAGCGCCGCGCTGCGAGACGATGAGCAGCTGCTTTCCCTCTCGCTCACCGGCCTGAAAGGCGGCCACTCGGGCATGGATATCCATCAGCCGTTGGGGAACGCTAACCGCCTGCTGGTGCGCGTGCTGTGGGCACTGGAGGCGTACGATGCCCGCCTGGTGAGCTACCAGGGCGGCACGCTGCGTAACGCTATTCCCCGCGAAGCCTTTGCCCAGGTGGCACTGCCCGCCGACGATATGGACGCCGCTCTGGCAACTGTCAAGAAGTTGGCCGCTACTCTCAAAGCCGAGCTGGGCAGTGGCGACAGCGGCCTGGTATTGATCGCCGAGCGCGCTGAAAAGACCGACGCCGAGCCGCTGACCCGAGACGCCAGCGCCATGCTGCTGGCGGCGCTGCATGCCGCCCCCTGCGGCGTCGAGCGCATGAGCGCAGACGTGCCCGGCGTGGTCGAAACCTCCAATAACCTGGGCGTGTTAAGCGTCGAGCAGGGGCGCTTCCACCTCTGCGCCCTGGTGCGTTCGTTGCACGACAGCGCTGCCGAGGCAATGGCTGGGCGTTTTCAGGCGCTGTTTGGGCTAATGGGTGCACGGGTGAAAGTCGAGAACGGCTACCCCGGCTGGGCACCCAACCCGGATAGCCCGCTGCTGGCCACTTTCAAGGCGCGCCATGCGGCGCTGATGGGCCACGCACCCGAGGTGAAAGTGATTCACGCAGGGCTTGAGTGTGGCATTTTAGGCAGCAAATACCCCCAACTGGATATGATTTCCTTTGGCCCGCTGATTCGCGGCGCACACTCCCCGGATGAGCGAGTGGAAATAGCGTCCGTGGCGGAGTTCTGGGCCATGCTGCGCGATCTGGTGGAAGCGCTGGCGAAGTAG
- a CDS encoding tRNA(Met) cytidine acetyltransferase TmcA, with product MGGSRHADPTSPRKHVDREAATLVCHARRLKQRGWRGLVWLSGAPAQARQQALALWQAADWQAPLWVGDAQQSPVAASLPSRKARTRLGVEHQLVILDASGHEGLDPDALGALAGTVSAGGLLVLVTPSSWGCQPDPNYARFADYPWPWEHLSAHYLTRMARLLGASTKVVRWPVGGALRLPTLAKRPSAPESCEDTDCLTADQALAVSALVKLKRRRPLVVTADRGRGKSAALGIACARLLQQSDGGEWLLTAPRLSAVESVFSRVAALCPALQRHGPAEVSLANGSRLRFLPPDVLTEQIEQGALGGSGSTLLVDEAAAIPASLLARWLAAFPRIAFATTVHGYEGSGRGFALRFRDVLDRQAPQWRELTLQTPIRWSVGDPLESLIQRLLLLNAPLPNALPSQDELPHSIVLSQAQLAAQDARLEKLFGLLVQSHYRTTPSDLRQLLDGPGTGLRMILSRDGEDPQAVLVTREEGGFGAELADQVARGERRPQGHLLAQSLAAHGGSREALTARWRRVARIATHPQRRREGLGRQLLEEDIDSATQQGVSLYGATFGAEASLLRFWRALGFVPVRLGMTREAATGEYAVMVARALNPEGRAVLDTLRSGFAASLPSLLAFELAALPASVVALLLAALPAQPLGTAERQAIHDVAYARRDPALARPALQALAREASRQPLGEAQQAHQQLAAWAYQNQPLVKAQNDAVQRLRDAARQVIAACALFPSEPER from the coding sequence ATGGGCGGGTCACGCCACGCCGACCCCACCTCACCCCGCAAACACGTCGACAGGGAGGCTGCCACGCTCGTTTGTCATGCCCGCCGTTTAAAGCAGCGGGGCTGGCGCGGGCTGGTGTGGTTAAGCGGTGCACCAGCGCAGGCCCGTCAGCAGGCACTGGCGCTGTGGCAGGCCGCCGACTGGCAGGCACCCCTTTGGGTGGGCGATGCCCAACAGTCCCCCGTCGCTGCCAGTTTACCTAGCCGTAAAGCGCGTACCCGGCTGGGTGTCGAGCACCAGCTAGTGATCCTCGATGCCAGTGGCCACGAAGGGCTAGACCCCGATGCGCTGGGTGCGCTGGCGGGGACGGTGAGCGCAGGCGGCTTACTGGTACTCGTCACGCCATCGTCATGGGGCTGCCAGCCCGATCCCAACTACGCTCGCTTTGCCGATTACCCCTGGCCTTGGGAGCACCTCAGTGCCCACTACCTCACGCGTATGGCCCGCTTGCTGGGGGCGTCGACCAAGGTAGTGCGCTGGCCGGTGGGAGGAGCGCTGCGATTGCCGACCTTGGCCAAACGGCCGAGCGCCCCTGAGTCCTGTGAAGACACCGACTGTCTTACTGCGGACCAAGCCTTGGCGGTGAGCGCGCTGGTCAAGCTCAAGCGCCGTCGACCGCTGGTGGTGACCGCCGACCGGGGGCGGGGCAAGAGCGCTGCCCTGGGCATTGCCTGCGCACGGCTACTGCAACAAAGCGACGGTGGCGAGTGGCTGCTCACCGCGCCTCGGCTGAGCGCCGTGGAGAGCGTCTTTAGCCGTGTGGCGGCGCTGTGCCCGGCGCTACAGCGCCACGGCCCTGCCGAGGTGTCGCTTGCCAACGGCAGTCGGCTGCGCTTTTTGCCGCCGGATGTACTGACAGAACAGATCGAGCAGGGCGCGCTAGGGGGCAGCGGCAGTACGCTGCTGGTGGATGAAGCTGCCGCCATTCCAGCGTCGTTGCTGGCCCGCTGGCTGGCGGCTTTTCCGCGCATTGCCTTTGCCACCACGGTGCATGGCTATGAAGGCTCTGGGCGCGGTTTTGCCCTGCGTTTTCGCGACGTGCTGGATCGCCAAGCGCCCCAGTGGCGAGAGCTAACGCTGCAAACGCCAATACGCTGGTCCGTCGGGGACCCGCTGGAGTCGCTCATCCAACGGTTGCTCTTGTTGAATGCGCCGCTACCTAACGCACTCCCCTCACAAGACGAGTTGCCACATAGCATCGTGCTCAGCCAAGCGCAGCTCGCCGCGCAGGACGCACGATTAGAAAAGCTGTTTGGCCTGCTGGTGCAGTCCCACTACCGCACCACGCCGAGCGATTTACGCCAGCTGCTGGATGGCCCCGGCACGGGACTACGCATGATACTCAGCCGTGACGGGGAAGACCCGCAAGCCGTCCTGGTCACCCGCGAAGAGGGGGGATTCGGGGCCGAGCTTGCCGACCAAGTGGCCAGGGGTGAGCGTAGGCCTCAGGGGCATTTGCTGGCGCAGTCGCTCGCAGCCCATGGCGGCAGCCGTGAGGCACTGACCGCCCGCTGGCGACGGGTGGCGCGTATTGCCACGCACCCCCAGCGTCGCCGAGAAGGACTAGGAAGGCAGCTCCTAGAAGAGGATATCGATAGCGCCACCCAGCAAGGGGTGTCCCTGTATGGCGCCACCTTCGGGGCGGAAGCGTCGCTGCTGCGCTTCTGGCGGGCGCTAGGGTTCGTGCCGGTACGCTTAGGCATGACCCGCGAAGCGGCGACCGGCGAATACGCCGTGATGGTCGCCAGGGCGCTCAACCCGGAGGGGCGCGCGGTACTGGACACCTTGAGGAGCGGCTTTGCCGCTTCGCTGCCTAGCCTGCTGGCCTTCGAGCTGGCCGCATTGCCTGCGTCGGTCGTGGCGCTGCTGCTCGCTGCACTGCCCGCCCAGCCGCTCGGCACGGCCGAGCGCCAAGCCATTCATGACGTAGCTTATGCCCGTCGCGACCCCGCTCTGGCCCGACCCGCGCTACAGGCGCTGGCGAGAGAAGCCAGCCGTCAGCCGCTGGGCGAGGCGCAGCAGGCACACCAGCAGCTCGCCGCTTGGGCCTACCAAAATCAACCACTGGTTAAGGCGCAGAACGACGCCGTGCAGCGCTTGCGCGATGCAGCTCGACAGGTGATCGCCGCGTGCGCGCTTTTCCCCAGTGAGCCAGAGCGGTAA